GTCAAAGTTTAATTTGATTGAACTTTTCCTTTACCAGTTTTAAGTTTTTATGaggattaaaaaggaaaaaagtttttaTGAGGATAGATATTTGGTTAACCTTGCATCTGCATGTCCTCATGTATAAAATGATGGTTATAACAAATTTGTGATATTTAGATTGAAATATTAGTACCCTGAGTGGTTTGATTTGGTTGATTAGTATATCCCTAGAAACTAGAAAGGTGCCACAAATGttggaaacaatcaataaatacCTGTTAAGCAAAGAGTGTAGTCCTCATCATATATTCTGACAATTTTTAAAGTAGATAACATGTGCTGATGTCCACATTCCAAGCACTGCTGGAAAAAGTATCATTTAGCCATTCTAACGTGTTGGCATATATTATTATCAGTATCCTTTGAGAATTATGAATATACTTGCAAGGCGAAATATGCAACTTGCTCAGGTCCATCCAGTTAGTAAGTGTTGGAAACAAGATTTAGCCCAGGGAGTCTGGGGTGCCCATGTCTCCATAGTAAGCAAGCAAAAAATCAGATCTCATACTTTCCAAGAGCAGACGCTTAGtcatctactttttcttcttttgtatatattctaattttataattagtttgCCTAACAGCAGAATCCATGTGAATCCTTGAGTGTTATTGTGAGGGAGGTTGTGCACAAATATTTATGAACTGAGGAGTGGGAAGGATAAACTGGCTCTGAGTTTGTGGGTCTCTTTGTAAACTAACGAGTATGGTTTGATGTTTATTGATATTATTAATGCTTGGATGAGTCTGTGATGGCTGACCAGCTTTCCAAACCAGCAATGTAAAGCCTAAAATCCCCACCTCTCCTGATatcctgtcttttctccagtctTGTAGCTCTGGTGGCTTCTGGCTACTTGAAAACAAACAGAGACACAGGCAGCATTCTGTACAGACCAGTTCTATTCTTGGAAATTCCAATAGACACAGGATTAGTTACCTTAGAAGTAGAAAGATCTTTGAAGGAATTTAGTTGAATGAAATATTCCTGGATATGATTCCAGATCTTAAAagacatttatgtttttattttttcctaactaAAACACAATAATATGTTTAAATCTCCTGACAATCatagtaaataatttattttctataattgaCTTGCCAATATCTTGATACAgctgaaattttcaaaattctacaCTATCCTTTTAACTGAAATATACAATTGCACTTGAGTTTACAAAGGGTGAGTAGGtttatttgtatttacatttATTAACCAAGGTAAGCTTGATCTCTTTGGATGCTCTAAACTGACTCAGAAGTGACAATAATAGCAGTCGTGATTACTGATTATATCTCTTAAGTATTCACTCGGCACTATTCAGACCTCTagaacataatataaaattaacttaGTAAATAATCCTGACAACAATGCAATGATCTCATTTAGATGGAGAAAACTGAGCCATAATGTGTTTAAACAACTTGTTCATATTACATGCTATGTGAAGTGAGAAACAGGGGGAGCATGAAACTAGACAGTGTGACTCCAGGGGAATCTGATAGCTTCTCATTGCAAAACCCTAATTGAAATCACACAGTTAACCACCAGTGacactccacatcatgtacaatccaAAGAGTGGGCTCctaaattagaataagttataatccatgtatatataatatgtcaaaatacatttttctgccatgtatatctaaaaagaacaaactttcaaaaaaataattcatagagttaaaaaaaaagtttccatgcTCTCTACTTACCTTTGGTTTACTTTATTGTCCAGGAAACTGTAAGTGTTAAAGAGTGTGAAATGCTCTCCTCCTGTCAGCCATTATGTCTGGAGCCAACAGTTCCAGCCTGACATCAGGATTCTTTATCTTGAATGGCGTTCCTGGGCTGGAAGCTGCACACATCTGGATCTCCCTGCCATTCTGCCTCATGTACATCATTGCTCTTGTGGGGAATGTGGGACTCATCTGCCTCATTAGTCATGAGGAGGCCCTGCACCGACCCATGTACTACTTCCTGGCCCTGCTCGcctccactgatgtcaccttgtgcaccaccactgtgcccaacatgCTGTGTATATTCTGGTTCAACCTCAAGAAGATAGACTTTAATGCCTGCCTGGTCCAGATGTTTTTTGTCCACATGTTGACtgggatggagtctggggtgctcATGCTCATGGCCCTGGACCGCTATGTAGCCATCTGCTACCCCTTACGCTATACCACCATCCTCATCAACTCTGTCATCGCCAAGGCTGGTCTTGCCACTTTCTTAAGGAGTGTGATGCTCATCATCCCATTCACTTTCCTCACCAAACGCCTGCCCTATTGCCAGGACCACCTCATCCCCCACACCTACTGCAACCACATGTCTGTGGCTAAGGTATCTTGTGGCAATGTCAAGATCAATGCTATCTATGGGCTTTTGGCAGCCATTTTGATTGGGGGCTTCGATATGTTTTGTATCTCTGTGTCTTATACTATGATCTTGCGAACAGTAGTGAGTTTGTCATCTGTAGATGCTCATCACAAGGCTTTTGGCACCTGTACCTCCCACCTAGGTGCTATAGTCATCACATATGTTCCAGCATTATTTAGCATTTTCACTCATCATTTTGGAGGAAAAAGTATTCCCCATCATGTACACATCCTTATTGCCAATCTCTATCTGATATGTCCTCCCACTCTGAATCCCATTGTCTATGGAATAAAGACCAAGCAGATCCGTGAAGGAGTGATCAAGCTATTTTGCAAAGAGAAAGATGCCTTAGATATAAAACAGAGTCAATAATtaacatcaaaaacaaataaaaataatattttaaaggaaatttgagtgtaaaattaaaaaaaagaaacattggtATCTTGCAGAaagcaatatttgttgaatattgaaaaaattattttagtagaaCTCATTAACAAAGTAATTAACAAAGTAAGTAAATTaacaaagtaaattaattaaGTAAGTAAATTAACAAAGTAAGCATGCTAAacttgagtatttttttaaaaaattcacaacaGGATAATTTTGTTACACTGCTGTATtagttaatttaattaatttaatacaaTTTGCATGTTGAACAGATTTCAAATAGGATGTACATGAGAAGGACATGATAGTACTTTCTCAGCCTATAAAGACTAGTTTTGAGTGAAATCCATTTAAACAATCTCAAGATTGGCAAAAGACCTTTAAATTTTAGTGAATTCATTTATGGTCACTATTCTTTTCTCTACATAATTTTCACAGGTCTTCTATCCACTTTGATTTGACATTTGTGCAGGGTAAAAGTTAGGGATGTAGTTCATTCCTCTATATATTgttatccagttttcctagcattaGTTGCTAAAAAAgagatcttttctccaatgtatgtttttggcatatTTGTCAAGGATCATCTGACTGTATCAATGTAGATttatgtctgttttcttttattctgtttcattggtgcTCATGTTGGATTTGATACCAATACAATGTTGTTTTCGTACTACAGCTCTATAGCATCATTTCAGATTGGGTGTTGTGATAGCTCCAGAATCAATTTTCTTGCTCAGGATTCTTTTGATAATTcttggtcttttattcttccaaaataATTTCCATACTTTTTTCCTAGTCTATGAAGACTGTCATTGATATTTTACTGAGGATTGTATTTAACCTgcataatgcttttggtaatatggccattttgataatattgactCTGActgtccaagaacatgggaagtctgTGTATCTTATAAGGTCATCTTCAATTTCCCTCTacaatgttctatagttttttaaattactttatagAGGTCTCTGACCTCCTTGGTTAGGTTTATTCTCAAAATTTTACATTATGtttttgaggttattatgaatggattagttttcttgattatttttcatgagatccattatttttgtatgctgtttttatatcctgctactttcctgaattAGTCTATGAGATTTAGCAGTCTCTGGCTGAGATTTCTGGACCTTCTGAGTATAGGATCATTTCACTTGCAAACAGTGATAATGTGCCATCTTCCTTTCCCATTTGTATCTATTTTTGGtggattttaacatttttttttcagttatacatgacagtagaatgtattttggcagaatataaataaagtataatatCATATTTAagtttcccatttttgtggttgtgcaTATTGTGGAGTTACCCTGCTGGTGTACACGAATAAAAGGCTATGAAAATTAAGTCCaattaattctattgtctttcttattcccctcccctcttccttcccttcatttccttttgtctagtCCCATgaatttctattattcccctGCCCAACCTCTTTTGTTTTGGGTTAACATCCCCAAATCAGACAAAAAACATTGAGcctttatttttggggggggattggcagAATCAATACTATTGAAATGGCCAAATTACCAAAAGtgttatgcagatttaatgcattCCCTATAAAGATCCCAattgcattcttcacagaaatagaaaaatcaaccatcaaatttatatgaaaaaataagagacccaggataGCCAAAGGAATACTTAGaaagaaaagtgatgcaggaggaATCACAACCtgagaccttaaattatactgtagcatggtattggcaccaaaacagacttgaagaccaatggaacagaatagaagacacagagacaggacctcataaacacagttatctcatCATAGACAAAggcgccataaacatacattggagaaaaaatagccccttcaataaatgatgcaGGAAAAACAGGAAATCCATGTAATAGAATGAAAGTGACCACTATATCTCACCCTAAataaaactcaactctaagtgaatcaaagacctatgCATTAGAGAAGAGACTCTGCAgtaactagaagaaaaagtagacccagtTCTCCAACATATTGACTTGGGAAATGAATTCttgaacaagactcctaaagcctctgaagcaaaatcaagaatcaataaatgagatggtattaaaatgaaaagcttcttcacagcaaaggaaacaattaagaacatgaacagagatcctacagaatggaagaaaatctttaccaccagcacctcagatGAGGCATTAATTTCAAGGCTATACAAAGAACTCataaaacccaatcaataaatgggcaaaggaactgaggaaacacttcacagaagaataaatacaaatagtcaaaaaatatatgaaaaaatgttcaacatctctagaaattagagaaatgaaaattaaaactacactaagattctatctcactccagtcagatggcAGTTATAAAGAACAGATGTAACAATATATGTTAGCAAAGGTGTAGGGAAAAaggaactctcatacattgttggtggcactgcaaattggtgcaatcactatggagagcagtatgcagattcctcagaaaacttggaatgaaaccaccgtttgactcagttatcccagtCTTGGTCCataccctaaggacttaaaaacagcaaaatacattgatgcagccacatccatgtttatagcatgGATTGTAAGTTgatcaactcacaatagccaggCTATGAAAACCACCTAAGTgaccttcaagagatgaatggataatgaatgattattttatttcctcctcttgCTCAATTCCTCTGGCTATAATTTTGAATagtatattgaatagaagtggtgagagtggacatccttttCTGGTTCCTGATTTtataggaaatgctttcagttttctccattcaatatgatgttggctttgggtttgtcatatataggcTTCATAATAATGAGGTAAGTGCCTTTTATCACTGCTTTCTCCAGCACTTTAACATAAATGGGtgctgcaaatttgtgcaaccattTTAGAATGCAGCATGAAGTTTCttcaaaatgctagaaagaaccaccatatgacctacTGATTCAAGCCCTTGACATTTATtgtaaagaactaaaatcagaaaaCTGCAGAATACAGGCACAGCaatggcagcacaattcataatagccaagttatggatcCAGGCCaggtgctcttcaatagatgaatggataaaggcaAAGTGgtgtacatacacaatgaaattttactcagataaaactaaaatgaaatttgggCATTCGATGAAACTGGAAAAAAGTCATGGTAAATGAAATAAGATGGACTCAGATAATCaagagtcaaatattttctttcatacacAGAAACTGTACtgaaataagaagtaaaaagttATGGAGAGTTCTTACgaaattagaaggaaaaacagTGTTGTACATGGATGGAAGTAAGAGGGAAGAAGATGGAATGAGAAatggaaggaaatgaagaaattaattgACCAAATTTtgatgtgtacatatatgtgctgagggccattgccaagtaggaatgacgcatggaaacttccttgccagcgtaccccatgttgcttagaggaaggactcgttgAAATGGACTTgacttggacattcgctgtgacgttgcatgtatgcttgagaaaggaccagggtggatccgggtttaaggaggatcctactggattagggcggatcaggttttagggagtatcccgctccttgggtttagggcattcccggtttagaacaatctgggtttagggcagttccaggtttaaggttattcctgctgggattagagcgtatcctgctgcctcgggCACTCCTggtccttgagttcccattgagttctcatggaattcagaaagtatttgggattcaaagcctggta
This portion of the Ictidomys tridecemlineatus isolate mIctTri1 chromosome 4, mIctTri1.hap1, whole genome shotgun sequence genome encodes:
- the LOC144376673 gene encoding olfactory receptor 52N2-like gives rise to the protein MSGANSSSLTSGFFILNGVPGLEAAHIWISLPFCLMYIIALVGNVGLICLISHEEALHRPMYYFLALLASTDVTLCTTTVPNMLCIFWFNLKKIDFNACLVQMFFVHMLTGMESGVLMLMALDRYVAICYPLRYTTILINSVIAKAGLATFLRSVMLIIPFTFLTKRLPYCQDHLIPHTYCNHMSVAKVSCGNVKINAIYGLLAAILIGGFDMFCISVSYTMILRTVVSLSSVDAHHKAFGTCTSHLGAIVITYVPALFSIFTHHFGGKSIPHHVHILIANLYLICPPTLNPIVYGIKTKQIREGVIKLFCKEKDALDIKQSQ